A genomic window from Streptomyces sp. NBC_00234 includes:
- a CDS encoding DUF1918 domain-containing protein, protein MEAHTGDRLLIHGRTVGQHDRVAEIIEVLGTGGAPPYRLRYDDGHESIKSPGPDCVVRHTPPQDKQR, encoded by the coding sequence ATGGAGGCACACACCGGCGACCGGCTCCTGATCCACGGCAGGACCGTGGGGCAGCACGACAGAGTCGCAGAGATCATCGAAGTGCTCGGTACCGGGGGCGCCCCTCCGTACCGGCTTCGCTACGACGACGGACACGAATCGATCAAGTCCCCCGGCCCGGACTGTGTCGTGCGGCACACGCCCCCGCAGGACAAACAGCGGTAG
- a CDS encoding acyltransferase family protein, with protein sequence MRDFVRTVEAATPPGRDRAVDALRALAILGVVVGHWLVTALVSDSGTVRAASPLLYMPELTPVSWVFQTLAVFFLVGGRMGAQGWASARARGTSYRRWLGARLARLFRPVAALLAVWAVAVGVMALAGVGHGTLYTLCKLVLSPLWFLLVFAVLTAATPLVARVHPLWPLVVVIHVDLLVLAADAPASLGGVNVVAGWLVPYCLGAVWAKGGLRGRTTGWLLLVGGAAATVLLVLFAGYPASMVGVPGAAVSNLDPPTLAAVTFGLAQCGAALLLLGPLRRVLARPAVWAVVALANLSAMTVFLWHQTAMMTVTATGLLAGEPLPGLHTVPDGAAWVLARLAWLPVFAVALLVCWAAFRSYEQGRPRRSVVVREARPDRTAEVRSA encoded by the coding sequence ATGCGTGACTTCGTGCGGACCGTCGAGGCCGCCACCCCGCCCGGCCGCGACCGCGCGGTCGACGCCCTGCGCGCACTCGCCATCCTCGGAGTGGTCGTCGGCCACTGGCTGGTGACCGCCCTGGTCTCGGACAGCGGCACGGTGCGCGCCGCGAGCCCCCTCCTGTACATGCCCGAACTGACCCCCGTCTCCTGGGTGTTCCAGACCCTCGCCGTGTTCTTCCTGGTCGGTGGACGCATGGGCGCACAGGGGTGGGCATCCGCCCGCGCCCGGGGGACGTCCTACCGGCGGTGGCTCGGGGCCCGGCTGGCCCGGCTGTTCCGGCCGGTCGCCGCCCTGTTGGCCGTGTGGGCGGTGGCGGTGGGCGTGATGGCGCTGGCCGGAGTCGGCCACGGAACGCTGTACACCCTCTGCAAGCTGGTGCTCTCGCCGCTCTGGTTCCTGCTGGTCTTCGCCGTCCTCACCGCGGCCACCCCGCTGGTGGCGAGGGTGCATCCGCTGTGGCCGCTCGTCGTCGTGATCCATGTCGACCTGCTGGTCCTCGCGGCCGACGCGCCCGCCTCGCTCGGCGGGGTCAACGTGGTGGCCGGCTGGCTCGTCCCGTACTGCCTGGGCGCCGTCTGGGCGAAGGGCGGACTCCGGGGCCGTACGACGGGCTGGCTCCTGCTGGTCGGGGGAGCCGCCGCCACTGTGCTCCTCGTCCTGTTCGCCGGCTACCCGGCGTCCATGGTCGGCGTTCCCGGCGCGGCCGTCTCCAACCTCGACCCGCCCACGCTCGCCGCGGTGACCTTCGGGCTCGCCCAGTGCGGCGCGGCCCTGCTGCTGCTCGGCCCGCTGCGGAGGGTGCTCGCGCGGCCCGCCGTGTGGGCGGTCGTGGCGCTGGCCAACCTCTCCGCGATGACCGTCTTCCTCTGGCACCAGACCGCCATGATGACGGTCACCGCGACCGGCCTTCTCGCGGGCGAGCCGCTGCCGGGACTGCACACCGTCCCCGACGGTGCGGCCTGGGTCCTGGCCAGACTGGCCTGGCTGCCGGTGTTCGCCGTGGCACTGCTGGTGTGCTGGGCCGCCTTCCGTAGTTACGAACAGGGGCGGCCCCGCCGCTCCGTGGTGGTCCGCGAGGCCCGCCCCGACCGAACAGCCGAGGTGCGGAGTGCCTAG
- a CDS encoding sensor histidine kinase has protein sequence MEPTGAGNGRRLVAAVRRLPRTVREDMWTGAADPLPRMGEPGWPVWRPVSWMVLVMFAVTIAVMNVNVSGEEGGAVTWHAVLLAAFQSAALVAAMSRPLPAWWASTVLMVVATLVSEPLISRDTLYPWTIPGIALQSLVLFLVASRVRPWTAVRTLTLTFLAGVACTGFATQSHNYDVDRAAPFFLVATVLGAALRGIRVARGQLVVQAELTAEERSRRTVAEERNRIARELHDVVAHHMTVISIQAQVAPHLVENPSGELRENLASIRENAVEALTELRRVLGVLRSEDALSEGVRHAPQPTLDRLEELVGTVRGAGIAVVTEWSGERRPLSPGVELSAFRIVQEALSNVMRHAPGAQVRVETGYHSSAVTVRVTNTAPDRPAAPSPGLGHGLLGMRERTAMLGGDFANGPTAEGGYEVVATLPLEDPV, from the coding sequence GTGGAACCGACGGGGGCGGGAAACGGCAGGAGACTGGTGGCGGCGGTGCGGAGGCTGCCGCGCACCGTGCGCGAGGACATGTGGACGGGGGCCGCCGATCCGCTGCCGCGCATGGGCGAGCCGGGCTGGCCGGTCTGGCGGCCGGTGTCCTGGATGGTGCTGGTGATGTTCGCGGTGACCATCGCCGTCATGAACGTGAACGTCTCCGGAGAGGAGGGCGGGGCGGTCACCTGGCACGCCGTGCTGCTGGCAGCGTTCCAGTCGGCGGCGCTCGTCGCCGCGATGTCCCGGCCCCTGCCGGCCTGGTGGGCTTCGACGGTCCTCATGGTCGTCGCGACCCTCGTATCGGAACCGCTGATCAGCAGGGACACGCTGTACCCGTGGACCATTCCCGGGATCGCCCTGCAGAGCTTGGTGCTGTTCCTGGTGGCGTCACGGGTGCGGCCCTGGACCGCGGTGCGGACGCTGACGCTCACCTTCCTGGCGGGCGTCGCCTGCACCGGATTCGCCACCCAGTCCCACAACTACGACGTCGACCGGGCAGCGCCCTTCTTCCTCGTCGCGACAGTGCTCGGCGCCGCGCTGCGCGGCATCCGGGTGGCCCGTGGCCAGCTCGTCGTCCAGGCGGAACTGACCGCCGAGGAACGCTCCAGGCGCACCGTGGCGGAGGAGCGCAACCGGATCGCCCGCGAACTCCACGACGTGGTCGCCCATCACATGACGGTGATCTCCATCCAGGCGCAGGTCGCCCCGCACCTGGTCGAGAACCCCTCCGGCGAGCTGCGGGAGAACCTCGCCTCGATACGGGAGAACGCCGTCGAGGCCCTCACCGAACTGCGCCGGGTGCTGGGCGTGCTGCGCTCCGAGGACGCCCTCTCCGAAGGGGTGCGCCACGCACCGCAGCCCACGCTCGACCGGCTGGAGGAGCTGGTCGGTACGGTGCGGGGGGCCGGGATCGCGGTCGTCACCGAGTGGTCGGGGGAGCGGCGCCCGCTCTCACCGGGCGTCGAACTGTCGGCGTTCCGTATCGTCCAGGAGGCGCTGAGCAACGTGATGCGCCACGCGCCCGGAGCGCAGGTGCGGGTGGAGACCGGCTACCACTCGTCCGCGGTCACCGTCCGCGTCACCAACACCGCCCCCGACCGTCCCGCCGCCCCGTCGCCCGGACTCGGCCACGGACTGCTCGGCATGCGGGAACGTACCGCCATGCTGGGCGGAGACTTCGCCAACGGGCCTACGGCCGAAGGCGGTTACGAAGTGGTCGCCACCCTTCCCCTGGAGGATCCCGTATGA
- a CDS encoding 3-hydroxybutyryl-CoA dehydrogenase, protein MADIARVGVVGCGQMGAGIAEVCARSGLQVMVAETTGEALEIGRTRLHNSLSKAAERGKITEEERDETLGRLSFTTDLGEFADRDLVIEAVVENEQVKTEIFQVLDQVVTRQDAILASNTSSIPLVKLAVATSRPDQVIGIHFFNPAPVQKLVELIPALTTSEETVKRAEALVQDVLDKHPIRAQDRSGFVVNALLIPYLLSAIRMFESGIASREDIDNGMEMGCAHPMGPLKLADLIGLDTVASVADSMYAEYKEPLYAAPPLLQRMVDAGRLGRKTGSGFYPYS, encoded by the coding sequence ATGGCCGACATTGCACGCGTCGGAGTGGTGGGCTGTGGCCAGATGGGCGCAGGTATCGCGGAGGTGTGCGCCCGCAGCGGCCTTCAGGTCATGGTGGCCGAGACCACCGGCGAGGCGCTGGAGATCGGCCGCACCCGGCTGCACAACTCCCTCTCGAAGGCCGCCGAACGCGGCAAGATCACCGAGGAGGAGCGGGACGAGACGCTCGGCCGCCTCAGCTTCACCACCGACCTCGGCGAGTTCGCCGACCGCGATCTCGTCATCGAGGCCGTCGTCGAGAACGAGCAGGTCAAGACCGAGATCTTCCAGGTGCTCGACCAGGTGGTGACCCGGCAGGACGCGATCCTCGCCTCCAACACCTCGTCCATCCCCCTGGTGAAGCTGGCCGTCGCGACCTCGCGCCCGGACCAGGTCATCGGCATCCACTTCTTCAACCCGGCACCGGTGCAGAAGCTCGTCGAGCTGATCCCCGCGCTGACCACCTCCGAAGAGACGGTGAAGCGCGCGGAGGCCCTGGTCCAGGACGTCCTGGACAAGCACCCGATCCGCGCGCAGGACCGTTCCGGCTTCGTGGTCAACGCCCTGCTGATTCCGTATCTGCTCTCCGCGATCCGGATGTTCGAGTCGGGCATCGCCAGCCGCGAGGACATCGACAACGGCATGGAGATGGGCTGCGCCCACCCGATGGGTCCGCTGAAGCTCGCCGACCTCATCGGTCTGGACACCGTGGCCTCGGTCGCCGACTCGATGTACGCCGAGTACAAGGAGCCCCTGTACGCCGCTCCCCCGCTGCTCCAGCGGATGGTGGACGCGGGCCGGCTCGGCCGCAAGACGGGCTCGGGCTTCTACCCGTACTCCTGA
- a CDS encoding serine hydrolase domain-containing protein has translation MPQIHGHCDDGFGAVRAAFEENFAEREELGAAVAVLVDDVPVADLWAGWADPARTRPWERDTLVNVWSTTKGPTALCAHLLVDRGLLDLDAPVAAYWPEFAAAGKESVRVRDLLSHRAGLAGLREPHTLAELYDWELTTARLAATEPWWEPGTRSGYHALTYGFLVGEVVRRVTGLLPGAFLHQEVTGPLGIDFTVGLPEKEEGRVAELVQPRTVTGAASAFFAQMEPVAIASLANPPTGVAAANTREWRAAEIPAANGHGTARAVATLYGILAGRGSFGGRRILSEEAAERVREGQGSCRDLVLGAGFAHDTEIGLGLWLSGANRSYGPNPRAFGHDGAGGSCGLADPEAGVALGYVMNRMGPNIADDPRKMALIDAVYASL, from the coding sequence GTGCCGCAGATCCATGGTCACTGCGATGACGGATTCGGCGCGGTGCGTGCCGCCTTCGAGGAGAACTTCGCCGAGCGCGAGGAACTGGGCGCGGCCGTCGCGGTCCTCGTCGACGACGTCCCCGTGGCCGACCTGTGGGCCGGCTGGGCCGACCCGGCCCGTACCCGGCCCTGGGAGCGGGACACCCTGGTCAACGTCTGGTCCACCACCAAGGGCCCGACCGCCCTCTGCGCCCATCTGCTCGTCGACCGGGGGCTGCTCGACCTCGACGCCCCGGTTGCCGCGTACTGGCCCGAATTCGCCGCAGCGGGCAAGGAATCCGTCCGCGTACGGGACCTCCTCTCGCACCGTGCGGGCCTGGCGGGGCTCAGGGAACCCCACACGCTGGCCGAGTTGTACGACTGGGAACTGACCACCGCCCGGCTGGCCGCGACCGAACCCTGGTGGGAGCCCGGAACCCGCTCCGGCTATCACGCGCTCACGTACGGCTTCCTGGTCGGCGAGGTCGTCCGCCGGGTCACCGGACTCCTGCCGGGCGCCTTCCTGCACCAGGAGGTCACCGGCCCGCTCGGTATCGACTTCACCGTCGGACTCCCGGAGAAGGAGGAGGGCCGGGTCGCCGAACTGGTCCAGCCGAGGACGGTCACGGGTGCGGCCTCGGCGTTCTTCGCGCAGATGGAGCCGGTCGCCATCGCCTCGCTGGCCAACCCGCCGACGGGCGTGGCCGCCGCGAACACGCGGGAGTGGCGGGCCGCCGAGATCCCCGCGGCCAACGGCCACGGAACGGCCCGCGCGGTGGCCACGCTGTACGGGATCCTCGCCGGCCGCGGTAGCTTCGGCGGCCGGCGGATCCTCTCCGAGGAGGCGGCGGAGCGGGTGCGCGAGGGTCAGGGCAGCTGCCGGGACCTGGTCCTGGGTGCGGGCTTCGCCCACGACACCGAGATCGGTCTCGGCCTGTGGCTCAGCGGCGCGAACCGCTCCTACGGTCCCAACCCGCGCGCCTTCGGCCACGACGGTGCGGGCGGCTCCTGCGGCCTGGCCGACCCCGAAGCCGGTGTCGCGCTCGGCTACGTCATGAACCGGATGGGCCCGAACATCGCCGACGACCCGCGCAAGATGGCGCTGATCGACGCGGTGTACGCGTCCCTGTGA
- a CDS encoding response regulator transcription factor, which translates to MTIRVLIVDDQMMVRQGFTVLLDAEPGIEVVGQAVDGLDAVAKVAELAPDVVLMDIRMPGLGGIEATRRLTAPHDATVKVLVLTTFDLDEYVYEALRAGASGFLLKDASAAELAHAVRVVAAGDALLAPNITKRLIAEYSRLADAPRAPLKERLGDLTQRETEVLSLIAHGLSNAEIAVRLVVAEQTVKTHVSRILVKLSLRDRTQAAVHAYETGLVRPAGY; encoded by the coding sequence ATGACCATCCGTGTGCTGATCGTCGACGACCAGATGATGGTCCGGCAGGGCTTCACGGTGCTGCTCGACGCCGAGCCGGGCATCGAGGTCGTCGGTCAGGCCGTGGACGGCCTCGACGCCGTCGCCAAGGTCGCCGAACTGGCCCCCGACGTCGTCCTGATGGACATCCGAATGCCCGGACTCGGCGGCATCGAGGCGACCCGCCGCCTCACCGCGCCGCACGACGCCACCGTCAAGGTCCTCGTCCTGACCACCTTCGACCTCGACGAGTACGTGTACGAGGCGCTGCGCGCGGGCGCGTCCGGCTTCCTGCTGAAGGACGCGTCGGCGGCCGAACTGGCCCACGCGGTACGGGTCGTTGCGGCCGGAGACGCCCTGCTCGCCCCGAACATCACCAAGCGGCTGATCGCCGAGTACTCCCGGCTGGCCGACGCCCCGCGCGCCCCCCTCAAGGAGCGCCTCGGGGACCTGACGCAGCGCGAGACGGAGGTGCTGTCGCTGATCGCGCACGGGCTGTCGAACGCGGAGATAGCGGTCCGCCTGGTCGTCGCCGAACAGACGGTGAAGACCCACGTGAGCCGGATTCTCGTCAAGCTCTCCCTGCGCGACCGGACCCAGGCGGCGGTCCACGCGTACGAGACCGGACTCGTACGCCCGGCCGGGTACTGA
- a CDS encoding histidine phosphatase family protein, translated as MSVRVSLVAAARSSALLAERFDDDRPLDHAGWHEIQLAAHTLLPLGAAELRYCSPTPRSRATGDALGFAPMAQPALRDCDMGRWRGWTLAEVTAREPAAVNAWLSDPRSAPHGGEPLMAFISRIGGWLDTRPACEGFIVAVAEPSVVRAALVYALKAPPSTYWNVDVRPLSTVTLTGVPGRWSLSLEAAPR; from the coding sequence ATGAGTGTTCGAGTCTCTCTGGTCGCTGCGGCCCGCAGCTCCGCCCTGCTCGCCGAGCGCTTCGACGACGACCGGCCGCTCGACCACGCCGGCTGGCACGAGATCCAGCTCGCCGCGCACACGCTTCTGCCGCTCGGCGCAGCCGAGCTGCGCTACTGTTCGCCGACCCCGCGCAGCCGTGCCACCGGTGACGCGCTCGGTTTCGCGCCGATGGCGCAGCCGGCGCTGCGCGACTGCGACATGGGCCGCTGGCGGGGCTGGACCCTGGCCGAGGTCACCGCCCGCGAACCCGCGGCGGTCAACGCCTGGCTCTCCGACCCGCGCTCTGCCCCGCACGGCGGCGAGCCCCTGATGGCGTTCATCTCGCGGATAGGGGGCTGGCTCGACACCCGTCCCGCCTGCGAGGGGTTCATCGTCGCGGTCGCCGAACCCTCGGTCGTGCGGGCCGCCCTCGTCTACGCGCTGAAGGCCCCGCCCTCCACGTACTGGAACGTGGACGTCCGCCCCCTGTCCACGGTCACGCTCACCGGAGTGCCCGGCCGCTGGAGCCTGAGCCTGGAGGCGGCGCCGCGCTGA
- a CDS encoding GNAT family N-acetyltransferase: MTSVSEHLYEISSDPARLDHARVHHWLSTDAYWALGRTRAHQDRAIAGSLNFGAYDTGSGEQAAYARVVTDGATFGWLCDVYVDPAARGHGLGVRIVTAVRDHLAEIGVYRLLLATADAHGVYEKVGFQPLAEPGKWMLARPC; this comes from the coding sequence ATGACCAGCGTTTCCGAGCACCTGTACGAGATCTCGTCCGATCCGGCCAGGCTGGACCACGCCCGTGTCCACCACTGGCTCTCCACCGATGCCTACTGGGCGCTCGGACGCACCCGCGCACACCAGGACCGTGCCATCGCCGGTTCCCTCAACTTCGGTGCGTACGACACCGGCTCGGGCGAGCAGGCCGCCTATGCCCGGGTGGTGACCGACGGGGCCACCTTCGGCTGGCTCTGCGACGTGTACGTCGACCCCGCCGCCCGAGGTCACGGACTCGGCGTCCGCATCGTCACCGCGGTGCGCGACCATCTCGCGGAGATCGGTGTGTACCGGCTGCTGCTGGCCACCGCCGACGCCCACGGCGTGTACGAGAAGGTCGGCTTCCAGCCGCTCGCGGAACCGGGGAAGTGGATGCTCGCCCGGCCCTGCTGA
- a CDS encoding aminotransferase-like domain-containing protein, with product MHERSSVAELVAALRGELDRYSPGGKLPSSRALVERFRVSPVTVSRAIAQLAAEGLVVTRPGAGAFRAEPRTEVRPPGDTSWQEVSLSADGGPEVVPRTVDASGVLVTLAAPAPGVIEFNGGYLHPSLQPERAMAAALARAGRRPGAWGRPPTDGLPELRAWFAREIGPTVTGADVLITAGGQSALATALRALAPPGAPVLVESPTYPGMLAAARATGLRPVPVPGDADGVRPDLLAAAFRATGARVFVCQPLFQNPTGAVLAPDRRGDVVRIAREAGAFVVEDDFARRLVHEDAGPLPAPLMAQDEDGVVIHVCSLTKVTSPSLRVGALAARGPVLERLRAIQVVDSFFVPRPLQEAALELVGSPSWGRHLRAVATALKDRRTAMTAALRLQLPALALPHVPSGGGSLWLGLPDAWTGAEESAVVSAALRAGVAVAPGRPYFCAEAPAGRIRLSFAAVSGPAEITDGVRRLRSACEELLDRSERGGSLPS from the coding sequence ATGCATGAGCGTAGCAGCGTGGCCGAGCTGGTAGCAGCCCTCCGAGGTGAACTCGACCGCTACTCTCCAGGTGGAAAGCTGCCGTCGAGCCGGGCTCTGGTGGAGCGCTTCCGGGTGAGCCCGGTGACCGTCTCCCGGGCCATCGCCCAGCTCGCCGCCGAAGGGCTCGTCGTCACACGCCCCGGGGCCGGGGCCTTCCGGGCGGAGCCCCGTACCGAGGTACGCCCGCCGGGGGACACCTCATGGCAGGAGGTGTCCCTCAGTGCCGACGGCGGGCCCGAGGTGGTGCCGCGCACGGTCGACGCCTCCGGTGTCCTGGTCACACTCGCCGCGCCGGCTCCCGGCGTCATCGAGTTCAACGGCGGATACCTCCACCCCTCGCTCCAGCCCGAGCGCGCCATGGCCGCCGCGCTGGCCCGTGCCGGGCGCCGCCCCGGCGCCTGGGGCCGTCCGCCCACGGACGGGCTTCCCGAGCTGCGGGCCTGGTTCGCCCGGGAGATCGGTCCCACCGTCACCGGGGCCGACGTGCTGATCACCGCGGGTGGCCAGAGCGCCCTGGCCACCGCCCTGCGCGCGCTCGCCCCGCCCGGTGCCCCCGTCCTCGTCGAATCCCCCACCTATCCGGGCATGCTCGCGGCGGCCCGCGCTACCGGCCTGCGCCCCGTGCCGGTCCCCGGTGACGCCGACGGCGTACGCCCCGACCTGCTCGCCGCCGCGTTCCGGGCGACCGGCGCCCGCGTCTTCGTCTGCCAGCCGCTGTTCCAGAACCCGACCGGTGCCGTCCTGGCTCCCGACCGGCGGGGCGACGTCGTCCGGATCGCCCGCGAGGCGGGCGCCTTCGTCGTCGAGGACGACTTCGCCCGCCGCCTCGTCCACGAGGACGCCGGCCCGCTGCCCGCGCCTCTCATGGCCCAGGACGAGGACGGTGTCGTCATCCATGTCTGCTCCCTCACCAAGGTCACCTCGCCCAGCCTGCGCGTCGGTGCCCTGGCCGCCCGCGGGCCGGTGCTGGAGCGTCTGCGCGCCATCCAGGTCGTCGACAGCTTCTTCGTCCCCCGGCCGCTCCAGGAGGCCGCCCTCGAACTGGTCGGCTCGCCTTCCTGGGGCCGTCATCTGCGCGCGGTCGCGACCGCGCTCAAGGACCGCCGCACCGCGATGACGGCCGCGCTGCGGCTGCAACTGCCCGCACTCGCCCTGCCGCACGTGCCGTCCGGCGGCGGCAGTCTCTGGCTGGGGCTGCCCGACGCGTGGACCGGGGCCGAGGAGTCCGCGGTCGTCTCCGCGGCGCTGCGCGCGGGCGTCGCCGTCGCGCCCGGGCGCCCGTACTTCTGCGCGGAGGCACCGGCGGGACGCATCCGGCTGAGCTTCGCGGCGGTGTCGGGACCGGCCGAGATCACCGATGGCGTACGGCGGCTGCGCAGCGCCTGCGAGGAGCTTCTCGACCGCTCGGAGCGGGGCGGTAGTCTCCCGTCATGA
- a CDS encoding DMT family transporter, giving the protein MRAENSATRGTAIAVGPLTDEPAGSGADAGTEAGVAAGRARGRAAAVADAPAAGGNGTLLAVLGVVAFSLTFPSTAWGLESFGPWSLVALRSLLAAAIAGTVLLAGRVPVPERRHWAGLAVVAGGVVVGFPLLTTLALQTTTTSHAAVVVGLLPLTTAVFASLRTGSRPPRAFWAAALAGAAVVIVFTVQQSGGALSAGDLYLFGALLVCAAGYTEGGRLARTMPGWQVIGWALILALPLAVAGAAIALPFEPVRLTAHGVIGLVWVAAGSTFVGLYVWYRGMAEIGVARASQLQLAQPLLTLVWSALLLGEEIPAAAPVAALAVLVCIAVTQRAGVGAARRS; this is encoded by the coding sequence ATGAGAGCAGAGAATAGCGCTACTCGCGGCACAGCGATAGCAGTCGGCCCCCTGACCGACGAGCCCGCCGGATCCGGAGCAGATGCCGGAACGGAAGCCGGAGTCGCCGCGGGCCGTGCGCGGGGCCGCGCCGCAGCCGTGGCGGACGCCCCGGCCGCCGGCGGCAACGGGACCCTGCTCGCCGTCCTCGGCGTGGTCGCCTTCTCCCTGACCTTCCCCTCCACGGCCTGGGGCCTGGAGAGTTTCGGCCCGTGGTCGCTGGTCGCCCTGCGCAGTCTTCTCGCCGCGGCCATCGCCGGAACCGTCCTGCTGGCCGGCCGCGTGCCGGTGCCCGAGCGCCGGCACTGGGCGGGCCTGGCGGTCGTCGCGGGCGGCGTGGTGGTCGGCTTCCCCCTCCTGACCACCCTGGCCCTGCAGACCACCACGACCTCGCACGCGGCCGTGGTGGTGGGTTTGTTGCCCCTGACCACCGCGGTCTTCGCCTCGCTGCGTACCGGCTCACGCCCTCCGCGCGCGTTCTGGGCCGCGGCCCTGGCCGGTGCGGCCGTGGTCATCGTGTTCACCGTGCAGCAGAGCGGCGGGGCGCTCTCCGCCGGTGACCTCTATCTGTTCGGCGCCCTGCTCGTGTGCGCCGCCGGGTACACCGAGGGCGGCCGGCTGGCCCGGACCATGCCGGGGTGGCAGGTGATCGGCTGGGCCCTGATCCTGGCCCTGCCGCTCGCGGTGGCGGGTGCGGCGATCGCCCTGCCCTTCGAGCCGGTGCGGCTGACGGCCCACGGCGTCATCGGCCTGGTCTGGGTCGCCGCGGGTTCCACGTTCGTCGGCCTGTACGTCTGGTACCGGGGCATGGCCGAGATCGGGGTGGCGCGGGCCAGCCAACTCCAGCTGGCGCAGCCGCTGCTGACCCTGGTCTGGTCGGCCCTGCTGCTCGGCGAGGAGATCCCGGCAGCCGCTCCGGTGGCCGCGCTGGCCGTGCTCGTCTGCATCGCGGTCACCCAGCGCGCAGGGGTCGGAGCCGCCCGGCGGTCATAG
- a CDS encoding alpha/beta hydrolase, with product MATRPRTSRLRRTLLAALVAASVAVPVSGAAGPAAVPAPAPADLGPLGSAAPAALDERYAANRAGIRAAERTAAGHGDRRRAAVLRAMADPGRRFLSFDGRDGGRTTEVFGDLAHAGRIAVLVPGSDTSLDAYGRLGAGAAALRRELGDSAAVVAWLGYRTPGTASHEVLTDGSAVAAAPRLASFVGELSAVRPDSRITLLCHSYGSVVCARAAAELPVDGIVLYGSPGTGADTAGSLRTTATVWAGRSTGDWIAAVPHGRIGLGFTTIGFGPDPMSPAFGAQVFDAGSGGHSDYLRPGSVPLRNMARIVNGRAASEGRHHA from the coding sequence ATGGCGACCCGCCCGCGCACCAGCCGTCTGCGCCGCACCCTTCTCGCCGCCCTCGTCGCCGCCTCGGTGGCGGTGCCGGTGTCGGGTGCGGCCGGGCCCGCGGCCGTCCCCGCACCCGCCCCGGCCGACCTCGGCCCCCTCGGATCCGCGGCCCCGGCGGCCCTCGACGAGCGGTACGCCGCCAACCGCGCGGGCATCCGCGCGGCGGAGCGGACGGCCGCAGGTCACGGCGACCGGCGACGGGCCGCCGTCCTGCGCGCGATGGCGGACCCCGGCCGCCGGTTCCTCTCCTTCGACGGCCGCGACGGCGGCCGTACCACCGAGGTCTTCGGAGACCTCGCGCACGCCGGACGCATCGCCGTGCTCGTGCCGGGTTCGGACACGAGCCTCGACGCGTACGGACGTCTCGGGGCGGGCGCCGCAGCACTGCGCCGCGAACTGGGCGACAGCGCCGCGGTCGTCGCCTGGCTCGGCTACCGGACCCCCGGCACGGCGAGCCACGAGGTCCTGACGGACGGGAGCGCGGTCGCTGCTGCTCCCCGACTCGCCTCCTTCGTGGGGGAGTTGAGCGCGGTCAGGCCCGACTCCCGCATCACGCTGCTCTGTCACTCCTACGGTTCGGTCGTCTGTGCCCGCGCCGCGGCGGAGCTGCCGGTCGACGGCATCGTGCTGTACGGCAGTCCGGGCACCGGGGCCGACACCGCGGGAAGCCTGCGGACCACGGCCACCGTCTGGGCGGGCCGGAGCACCGGCGACTGGATCGCCGCCGTCCCGCACGGGCGGATCGGTCTCGGGTTCACCACCATCGGCTTCGGGCCCGACCCGATGTCGCCCGCCTTCGGCGCCCAGGTCTTCGACGCGGGTTCCGGGGGCCACAGCGACTATCTGCGGCCCGGTTCCGTACCTCTGCGGAACATGGCCCGGATCGTGAACGGGCGCGCGGCGAGCGAGGGCCGGCACCATGCGTGA
- a CDS encoding NUDIX hydrolase: MQWMNLNEHTVYQNRWFRVNLADVVLPDGRHLDHFLIRLRPVAAATVVNEANEVLLLWRHRFITDSWGWELAAGVVEDGEDIASAAAREMEEETGWRPGELEPLMTVEPANGLIDARHHLYWSREATYTGHPQDDFESSRREWIPLKLVPDMIARGEIPAANMAAGLMMLHHMRLG; the protein is encoded by the coding sequence GTGCAGTGGATGAACTTAAACGAGCACACGGTGTACCAGAACCGTTGGTTCCGGGTCAATCTGGCGGATGTCGTCCTGCCCGACGGGCGGCACCTCGACCACTTCCTCATCCGGCTCCGCCCGGTCGCGGCGGCGACCGTCGTCAACGAGGCCAACGAGGTGCTGCTGCTCTGGCGGCACCGCTTCATCACCGACAGCTGGGGCTGGGAACTCGCGGCGGGCGTGGTCGAGGACGGTGAGGACATCGCTTCCGCCGCCGCCCGCGAGATGGAGGAGGAGACCGGCTGGCGCCCGGGTGAGCTGGAGCCGCTGATGACGGTGGAGCCCGCCAACGGGCTCATCGACGCCCGGCACCATCTCTACTGGTCCCGTGAGGCCACGTACACCGGCCATCCCCAGGACGACTTCGAGTCCTCGCGCCGCGAATGGATACCGCTCAAGCTGGTGCCCGACATGATCGCGCGCGGCGAGATCCCCGCCGCCAACATGGCCGCCGGGCTGATGATGCTCCATCACATGCGGCTGGGCTGA